The nucleotide window GTGCTCACATccagggggagcccgtctatattttgtagttctaagTATTCTTACTTTTATATcttttccttgtgcaaatccctagttgtcatcaatccaccaaaaagggggagattattgaggcatatctctctcgatgtggttttggtgattgatgacaacgtgtttgcggactaatcatgtgctttgagcgtttcagagattcatccttggcacgagacgatttcctcccctcggagtgtcattcaagacggtgtagctcttttgTTTCTCTTTCGGTGgtctagttgcgtagagggcaccgtactatcaagagggggtctgctgtggtattgcttgggtggaatcaacacgtacacttCCGCTTCTCACCCTCAGAGCTCTTCCGCTTCAATGGAGAGATCTTTTCTCTACTTGTGTGTCTTGTCTGGGTCCCAGTGGTAGTACCGTGCTACCCAGCGGTAGTAGTgctgaggggtcacaagcggcagtaccgcttcgCGGCGGTAGTACCACCAGTGACTCCGCAGCTATACTACCGCTGGCTTTCCAGgttcctaccgcctcgactcgagggctctTTTTATCGTGTcaggttttgcggcactagttgcggcagtagaggcggtagtaccgcttctcagtggtagtaccgcccctaccaccgcggtagtaccgctctgggtccAGGTCCCTGCTTCTCTCCTttgcgcggcagtaccgctagttggaacggcagtaccgctggctcagcggtactaccgcccccaagcggtactaccgtccTCTGTGGGGCTGTTTagtggggcaacggttggattgttgcccccactataaaagggggtccccttcttcctcgttgacctacctcttcccTCTCAatctccattaatgctccaagctccattttcgcctgatctatctctctagccaatcaaacttgttgatttgctcgggagtggttgagaaggccccgatctacacttccaccaagagattttcgattcccccacctatccctagcggatgttgttactcttgggtgtttgagcaccctagacggttgaggtcaccacagagccacagtccattgtggtgaagcttcgtggtattgttgggagcctccgattaagttgtggaaattgccccaaccttgtttgtaaaggtctggtcgccgccttcaagggcaccaatagtggaatcacggcatctcgcattgtgtgagggcgtgaggagaatacggtggccctagtggcttcttggggagcattgtgcctccacaccgctctaacggagacgtacttcccctcaaaaggaaggaacttcggtaacacatcctcgtcttcaccagatccactcttggttatttcttacctttacttgtgcaagctctttagtgttacttctcttgctttcttgtttgtttgttgttattgcatcatataggttgctcacctagttgcacatctagacaacctactttgatgcaaattttaatttggtaaagaaaagttaaaaattgttagttgcctattcaccccccctctagtcaaccatatcgatcctttcactcTTCGGTACAGTGCATTGCcatttctcaccttgagagttgatgtaaacttcgccggtgcatccaaaccccgtgatatgatacactctatcacacataagcctccttatatcttcctcaaaacagccaccatacctacctattatggcatttccatatccattccgagatatattgccatgcaactttccaccattccatttattatgacacacatcatcattgtcatattgccatgcatgatcatgtaggaTATGTTTGGTAGCAAAATATTAGAAAAATCGAAGTATTAAAAACCACAATATTTTTGTCAATGGGTACAAGATACTACAATTTTGATATACCAAAGTATCTTGAAGTATTGAGATTACTGCGACCTGTTTGGTTGTTGCCGCAAAACACAATATTGTTGGCTAGCCGTTGCGTACAAGCACTCAGCTCCCTAGCCGTTAGCAGTGGAAGGACATGCAGCTGACCAATCGTTTGAATAATTCTGTTGAGCTTTTGTAGCAAGCTAGCTGGATATCCTAACCATCAGCGTGCATGACAACCCAACGGGTGGCTTGTGTATACAAAAAGATCATCCATGGCACAACGTCTCCTATGAATCACCTGGTTGTGAAGATATACATAGACGGAGCTGCTGACCATTCTTCGCGTCACCATCGAGGCGCAGTGGAGGTGGCGACCCAACACTCCGCGTAGTTGGCCAGTCATCTGTGTCACTGCCGAGGGGCACGAAGAGCTGCGCCAGGATTGGAATTGCGCGGCCACGCTCGACGCATTCACTTGATATTTGCATCGTCTCTATCCTCTGTAAGTCCTCCTAGTTGCTCCATCAATGTGGGGGTTTTTTTGAAGTGTAAACACCGAGAAGATGATGAGTTGGCCATCATCGAAACCGTATACAAAGGCGAGAGAGGTTCAAGCAATCGCCAACGTATTCACACTTCCATCCTTACGGGGCATAAGTACGTGAAATAAATTTTAGAGGGTTATGAATTGAGATACAAAGAGATTTTTGGATGGAAAAATATGTATTCCATAACTTGGTTAAGTGCTTTCGAGAGAGACAACTTCTACAAGATGAGAGGCTTGTCTCCGTGGAAGAACAAGTCGCAATATTCTTATATACCCTTTCGGCGAATGCAAGCAACCATACTCTACAAGGGCGATTTCAACACAGTGGTCAAACCATAAGTACCTATTTCAATAAAGTGCTACAAAGTATCATGTCATTATCTGGACAGCTTATACAGTTGCCACCTGTTAATGTTCCTTTAAAGGTTTCAAGCAACCCTAAATTTATGTCATACTTTCAGGTATGCATCTTGTATCTTGTTGTTCTTACATATAATTTATAAATATTTTTACGTATTTTTCATCAGTATCTCTTGTCTTTATGAAGGATTGTATCGGAGGAATTGATGGGACACATGTTCCAATTAGCATATCTCCAAGACTACAAGACCCGTATCACAATAGAAAAGGAACATTATCACAAAATGTCATGGTGGCATGTAATTTAGATAATCAATTCGTCCATGTTAGTGCGGGCTAGGAAGGTTTAGCTTCTGATGCTCGAGTGCTACAAGATGCACTAGAAAACAATTTCTATGTGCCAGAGGGAAAATTTTATTTGGTTGATGCAGGATatgcaagtacacctaattttatTGCACCCTACCGAAATTTCAGGTACAAACGAGTTCTTCTATTAGAGCAACAACCCTAATGTGAAAATACACCTATCTTCATTTTGTTTTGAATTTCAGGTACCATTTGAACGTGCAAGCCAAATGCAACCAAAGGCCACAAAATGCTAAAGAGCTGTCAATCTCAGGCATGCACAACTCCGTAATCACATCAAGCGCATCATCGGTGTTGTGAAGAAGTGTTTCCCAGTATTTAAGTGTGCTTTACATTACCCAATTGAATCTCAACCTGATATTGTCATAGCATGTTGTGCACTTCATAACTTTATTCACAATCACGAGGTGGGTGAACAATGGTTTGACCAGGTTGGCTCCGATATTGACCCAACACATATAGTTGATATTCCAAGTGGAGATGCAAAATACAGAAGTGATGTAGAATCTCTCAATGAGCGGTGTGCATTGGGTCATTCAAAAAGGGTTCAAATTGCTGAATCAATGTGGAAAGACTAATGTGAGGATCTCCAGGAGCGCGCTAGAAGAAATAGCACATGACTTGTGCAATTGTTGAAGCAAGAATAAAACTCATATGATCAGTAGAATCATTTTATGAAAATAATGTAGTAGCTTTCTCATCCATGAATAATGCACTTTACATTTCTATGAGTAGATATGTAATGTAAAATGCAAGTATCAACTTGTGCAACAAATACAAGTGCGTCATCTACCATGGAATTTTCTTCTAAATACCTGATCAAATGCGCAAGGTCCACCAAAAAAATTATTGCGCTATATATACAACTTACATATACTATCACCTACAAGCCGGGTGCACAAATAACATGGCGAAGGTAACAAAAATAAAAGGACTGTGATTTTTAGGAAAGGAACTAGAGTGCCGGCAAAATAAAAGTTTAGAGCTGAAACTAATGTATGCTGACATACATTCGTGTTCCTCTTTTTAATCATGGTATAGTACAGGGTGATATTTCTTTACAAAAACACAAAACTAAAGTAATATGAACCAATAAACCAATAATAGAGTAAAAGAATTTTATTTTTCACACGAAAATAACTAGAACGAATTATTGCTTTAAATTTGACGGCCAAGCACTTGCTTGAGGATCTCCAGAACAACATCATGCTCCACTGTCATGAAGATTTCACGGTCAACTCTTTGTCCTTTCAGATAATCGATCATCTTAAGATGTTCACTTGCTGAGAGATCTGGTACGGTCTTAAGTTTGACAATGCAATTGGCAATGCAATAAGGATCTTTGtcaatatcttttttttcatctGCGCCATTTTCACTTCTCTATAGCTCTCAATTTGTTTCGTCTTTACATCCACATAAGTTTTAAGTTATTCTTTTCTAACAGCAACCGGATCTTCAATCGTTGTTTCTTTGCCTCTCTTAGCCTTACCTTCATCATTGCCTTTAGATGTCCTAGCCTTTTTCATAGGTGGTGGGTCAGGAAGTGTGTTCATGTGTTCAGTGGGAATTTGGCTACTGTTATTCTCCATACGTTCTGTGTTGTTAGCAGGAAATACTTCAACATCCTCACCATATATGCCTTCAGTCCACTCGTAATTATGACCTTCAAAGCCTGGAGCCGGTAATGTTGGACTAGGCGAATTAAGCCTAGCGGCATCTAGAACTTGTTGTGTGAAGCTTTCCCCTCGTGGTAAATCTGTAGCCGGACTCGACTTCTCTTCAACCACATCAGTTGTCCTCTTACAACCCTTCCCCTCTGCTGTTTTACCTGGGTACAGAGGAATAATTTGTAAACTACAAGCATGGAAGATCATATGGTAAATTCGTAACATGTGAAACCAACATACCATCATAAATTGCATGCAAATCATCGTAGTAAGGGAAAGCTTTGTATCTCCACTCCTGTTGTTCTTTGCTCAGTTCATCCCATTTTTCATCAATGGTTGTTGGCATTTTTGTAACAGAATGAAAACCAAGGCCACTCTTCTCTACAATAGATTTGACAATAAAATAATCTTTCTTCAACCGCTGCTCTCTAAATTTTAGTTGAGAAACAATAAAATTAGCTCTCGGAAACTGGTTATTCAAGCGTATAACCATGGAATTCCATCCTTCTTTTGTCCATCCATTCTGACCACGAAATTTAGCAGCATCCGCATACTCTTTCATCACAGAAATGAGTAGGTCAAGTTGAGCAGTGGTCCATGATGCTCTGGTTTTTTTGTCTGCTATTGGAAAACAAAATGCATCAATTTAAGTGTTTGAATGAACACAAACATCAAGAAAATTGATAAGGATACAACATGAAACCAAAAAATCTCTAACTTATTCCACAAATCAACTGCTGAGAGGAAAATTAATAGTGCCATCACCAAACAATTCCTAATTATATCAAATCACACAAGGAAATACAGAAAGAAAAACTAGTCGACTCGTACTGCACATCATGGTTGATGTACCGGCAATACTTACAAATTGAAATTTATACATAAATAAGGCAAGATAAACCCGCAGCTGAGTTTCTTATTTGCATTAAAAGCCAACTTTGGGAGGAGGTTGAATTCAAGGCTCCAGGCCTGCATCTCCAGTAGTATCTCATTTGTTTTCATTGCGTATACAAGTTCATGACTGGACTTATCAGATACAATGGCAGTGAACAACATAATACTAATAGAAGAAACAATCAGCGTTCAAGAATTTGTTCGTTGCATTTACAACAGACGAATGCGTCTTCATTATGTATAGAGGTGCATGTAAATCTCCAATTAGTCGGTTAAAAAAGGGACTGATCCAAAGCAAATATTCAGCTAACCAGCAACCAGCAAAAAACATATTCTGTACAAGGTTGAACAGTGAACCTATCTGATTGTAAAGACATGTATACAAGTCCTAGATTAAGATTGCTAGCAGACTAGACGAACAGCTCGAGCAGCCCTCAATTAACAAGCATTGAGATCCAGCTAGCAGACTAGACGAACAGCTTGATCCGTGTTGAATTAACAAGTGTAGAGATCCAGCTAGCAGTCTAGACGAACAGTTCGAGCAGAGCTGGGCGACATGCATAGTTAGGAAAGGCACAACCATGCAGAGGAAGGGGTCGGCGATCAGCATGGAGAGGCGGGAGGAGTGAATCGAGGGACGGCAGGCAGAGTCTACTCACCTTTGGTCTCTCCATCCTCGTCCCTTTTCTTCCCCATGGCTGCCGAGGGAGATATCTCcaaaggcggcggcggcagcgtggGAGCGATACTTCTGTTTTAGATCGAGCGAAGAAGATAACGACGTCCCGTCCTTTCTTTTCGGCTCCTCTGTTTTTTAAAAAGAGGTCTCAGGTTCTTTTATTTTATGTAGAGAAAAAACTACAGTTTAGCAAATACTGCAGTTTTAAAACCACAATTGTTAGAGGCAATCAAACAACTCATTGTAAATAAAACTATGGTAATCCTAAAAACTGTAGTATTCTCAAAATACTTAGAAAATACTTTGTTATCAAACAGGGCcatagttgacatcgtatttgtggcaaagccatcattcataattttttcatacatgtcactcttgattcatcgcaatcccggtacatcGTCAGAgacattcacatagagtcatattttgttctaagtatctagttgtaattcttgagttgtaagaaaataaaagtgtgatgatcatcattagagcattgtcccatgtgaggaaaggatgatggagactatgatccccccacaagtcgggatgagacaccagaggaaaaataaaaaaaaggaaaagaggccaaaagaaaaaaaagagggcccaaataaaaaaaataaaaagaaaaaagaaaaaagagagaaaaagagagaagggacaatgttactatcatttttccacacttgtgcttcaaagtagcaccatgatcttcatgatagagagtctcctatgttgtcacttccataaactagtgggagtttttcattatagaacttggcttgtatatttcaatgatgggcttcctcaaatgccctaagtcttcgtgagcaagcgagttggatgcacacccacttagtttctttgatgagctttcatatatttatagctctagtgcatccgttgcgtggcaatccctactccttgcattgacatcaatcggtgagaatctccatagcccattgattagccgtgCCAATGTGAGACTTTCACCCCTTTTGTCtcctcacacaacctcaatcctcgtattctattccacccatagtgccatgtccatggctcacgctcatatattgcgtaaaagttgaaagagtttgaaaaggctaagtatgaaacaattacttggcttgtcatcggggttgtgcatgatgagagcattttgtgtgacaaaaatgaaacatggccaaactatatgactttgtagggataagttttcgttggctatggtattttgataagacataattgcttgattagcatacttggagtattactatttttatgtcaacaataaacttttatcttgaatcttttggatctgaacattcatgtcacaatagagaaaaatacattgaagaatattctagaaagcattccaaatcaacaattctgtttttatcatttacctactcgaggacgagaaggaattaagcttggggatgcttgatacgtctccaatgtatctataatttttgattgtttcatgttattatatatattctgttttggatgtttaatgggcttatttatacacttttatattatttttgggactaacctattaaccggaggcccagcccaaattgttgttttttgcctatttcagtgtttcgcagaaaaggaatatcaaacggagtccaaacggaatgaaaccttcgggagcgtgatttttggaacaaacgtgatccagaggacttgcagtggacgtcaagcaaccaacgaggtggccatgaggcagggggcacacgctcccccctcgtgggccctcgtggctcaaccgacctacttcttcctcctatatatgttcacataccccgaaaacatccagaagcaccacgaaaccctatttccactgccgcaaccttgtgtacccaagagatcccatcttggggccttttttggagctccgccggagggggcattgatcacggagggcctctacatcaactccatggcccctccgatgatgtgtgagtagtttacctcagaccttcgggtccatagttattagctagatggcttcttctctctctttggatctcaatacaaagttctccttgattctcttggagatctattcgatgtaactctttttgcggtgtgtttgtcgagatccgatgaattgtgggtttatgatcaagattatctatgaacaatatttgaatcttctctaaattcttttatgtatgattggttatctttgcaagtctcttcgaattatcagtttggtttggcctactagattgatctttcttgcaatgggaaaagtgcttagctttgggttcaatcttgcggtgctcgatccaagtgacagaaagggaaacgacacgtattgtattgttgccatcaaggataaaaagatggggtttatatcatatttcatgagtttatccctctacatcatgtcatcttgcttaaagtgttactccgttcttatgaacttaatactctagatgcatgctggatagcggtcgatgtgtggagtaatagtagttgatgtaggcaggagtcggtctacttgtcacggatatgatgcctatatacatgatcatacctagatattctcataactatgctcaattctatcaattgctcgacagtaatttgttcacccaccgtaatacttatgatatcttgagagaagccacaagtgaaacctatggccctcgggtctattctccatcatacaagtttccaatctattgtagcgacccgacctcaaacggccaagcctctgtgtatctgtgccatccctggatcggtatgctggcacacacagtacatcaatgtatatatcaaagttcaatcacatgtataaataacataaaactgatatatacctcataaatCTCAGCCGAAATAATTgaacgggtgtggagtcccatcaacgccaacggcaagttgagtgtagaccgtaaccctacacCGTAACTCTTACTTGTCATAgaaaattcctgcaacataagacgttgcagccatgtaggtcagtacattgaatgtactggcaagtcacatcataagaataatgaacctatttgtacatgcaatttggctagtggaaagctctaagtttagtttttgcataaagctagtttttccctagaataaaagatattattctaccactattgtatagcataggatgagttgttaaacccaactcaatccattcccaaagtttcatttaaaacccaactgtttaattaagagtgatgaaatcttccagcatttccactactagatgctcaagttgtccgtaaccggggacacggctaatcgattaggttttaacactctgcagtggtttgcgcacttttccccacaagactcgatcgcctcccttgaagttctcgcactgcctagcgtttgagaacaggatgaccgaggcatagtctttcgaaaatgttcccccttaacccagggataggccggtacacctatatcattctacatctgctagcccatcccggaaggggtcacagTAACTACtgaactaagccagagcccatattgtcttgtggctgcacacgtaagcttctagacatgagaatacaattgatctctttgagcctgggcggccgaccactagtggtgcaccaccattgATTAACCATGCGTGcccccactgtacttcgccaccattcaaaccaaataccgcccatgtagttcatttacaagtcttggtcctgattactactttgtcactcatgtcTCGCCATGTTCGCctcccaaaccacgtctacatttagcgaggcaaaaataaacttacatggtggtgacaaggatgtatagatcagacctacctcaaatgaactactaggtaacgacatagccatctggcaacaataaatcctaccatgcaatcctaccacaaaaggactaagtgcataatataaaaCATAGGTAATTTAAGGAATgatcaaatgtgaacttgcctggtaatagttgatgaagattatatcgCTCTCAGAAATTTACTTAATAGAACTACTCGTCACTCTCCTATGAAAATCTATAAGGTCAGACATTGCATTCACGTAAGCAATCATTTTAGAGAACCAAATAACATGCAACACAATGGACTCGGAAAACCAAATGGAAAATCCAACACACATAACTTGCATGCAAATAATTCTAGGTGCTAACAATAAGTGACATAAGGTGCAAAACCGTGATGTCATCCACAGTGCATACTTGGCATAGTAATAAAACTATCATGGATAGATACTAATCGTGTGAAAAGTATAGTGACAAAGGTCCAGGTGGTAGGGTTTGGCTACGGTGacacggtgcaaaaagaatcacatcaatcggagctacggtttaggagatatggccagttgaagtttgaattcaaacctgaataaattcaaatttgaaattggCCAAAAGGTTTCAAAGCTGGTTCTCTGGATAAAGCCattcgagacgaacattttgccgctggtttcgtcgaatttggagttacggttaaaAAGATACAACCATTCAAAGTTTAGGGGCTAAACTAAAAACTCAGGGACTTGACCGTGAAAGTTTTATTCACGACCAGGTCCCTGGCCACGTGGCGGCTTCCTACTGGCCGAGCAGCATTTTCTGTGGAAGCTATTCGGCGAACGGCTGCTACCTAAGCAAAACAGCTATCGCGGcaagaaaaaaatgaaaaccGGAGACCGGTTTTTACTAAAACCGCATGGTTTAATAAAACCATGGTTAACTGATCTAATACAACAAAAAAACGAGCGAGGGTGAGCGGCTCACAGCGAGCGATGACGACGTACAGGAGACGGCGGCGCTGGCTTcgggcggtggcggggcggcgacTGCGGTGGTCCTCGGCGGTGGGGAAGGAGATGGGGAGATGCGTCGCGGCGTGGGcggttgatacatctccaacgtatctataatttttgattgctccatgctatattatctactgttttggatgtgtatgggctttattatacacttttatattatttttgggactaacctattaacccagagcccagtgccagtttctgtttttaccttgttttagaatatcgcagaaaaggaaaaccaaacggagtccaattgacctgaaacttcacggaacttatttttggatcagaagaagcccagaagacttggagtgcacgtcaggggatctacgaggagaccacgaggcaggggggcacgccctccaccctcgtgggcccctcgtggcccccctgatgtacttcttccgcctatatatctccatataccctaaaaacatccgggagcacaatagattgggagttccgccgccagaagcctccgtagccacccaaagccaatctagacccgttccggcaccctgtcggagggggcaatccctctctggtggccatcttcatcatcccagtgctctccatgacaaggagggagtagttctccctcggggctgagggtatgtaccagtagctatgtgtttgatctctctctctctctctcccgtgttcttgatttggcacgatcttgatgtatcgcaagctttgctattatagttggatcttatgtttctcctccccctctactctcttgtaatggattgagtttcccctttgaagttatcttatcggattgagtctttaaagatttgagaacacttgatgtatgtcttgccgtgtgtatctatggtgacaatgggatatcacgtgattcacttgatgtatgttttggtgatcaacttgcgggttccgcccatgaacctatgcataggggttggcgcacgttttcgtcgtgattctctggtagaaactattggggcactctttgaggttctatgtgttggttgaatagatgaatctgagattgtgtgatgcatatcgtataatcatacccacggatacttgaggtgacattggagtatctaggtgacattagggttttggttgatttgtgtcttaaggtgttattctagtacgaactctagggctatttttgacacttataggaatagcccaatggattgattggaaagaataactttgaggtggttttgtaccctaccataatctcttcgtttgttctccgctattagtgactttggagtgactctttgttgcatgttgagggatagttatgtgatccaattatgttataattgttgagggaacttacactagcgaaagtatgaaccctaggccttgtttcctagcattgcaataccattttag belongs to Triticum urartu cultivar G1812 chromosome 7, Tu2.1, whole genome shotgun sequence and includes:
- the LOC125525184 gene encoding uncharacterized protein LOC125525184, which gives rise to MGKKRDEDGETKDKKTRASWTTAQLDLLISVMKEYADAAKFRGQNGWTKEGWNSMVIRLNNQFPRANFIVSQLKFREQRLKKDYFIVKSIVEKSGLGFHSVTKMPTTIDEKWDELSKEQQEWRYKAFPYYDDLHAIYDGKTAEGKGCKRTTDVVEEKSSPATDLPRGESFTQQVLDAARLNSPSPTLPAPGFEGHNYEWTEGIYGEDVEVFPANNTERMENNSSQIPTEHMNTLPDPPPMKKARTSKGNDEGKAKRGKETTIEDPVAVRKE